The Oscillospiraceae bacterium genome contains a region encoding:
- a CDS encoding IS30 family transposase, with amino-acid sequence MGHCFSHLTKADRYKIEALLNNGHSAKEIAAEIHVHISTIYREVKRARMVHRNSDWTEEERYNPDEAHRRYRENLSAKGAPLKIGRDYALAEYLERKVLEEGRSPAAALADIALEGLEFKTTICTSTFYGYITKGVFLMLTNKDLPEKAKRKRKYRKVKTAKRAPRGKSIEKRPAEVEGREVFGHWEMDTVYSGKQTSKKALLVLTERKTRQEIIERMPDRTEESTIKALDRIERRFGALFRKVFKTITVDNGGEFSNVERLEQSVIRKGKRTRFYYCHPYSSFERGSNENQNRMIRRRYPKGTDFGKVSTAAIKDLEQWINNYPREILGWKTSAMCFRECLDTL; translated from the coding sequence ATGGGGCATTGTTTTAGCCATTTGACAAAGGCAGACCGTTACAAGATCGAAGCGTTATTGAATAACGGCCATTCGGCAAAGGAGATCGCCGCGGAAATTCATGTGCATATCAGCACTATTTACCGCGAAGTAAAACGCGCCCGCATGGTTCACCGTAATTCGGATTGGACGGAGGAAGAAAGGTATAATCCGGACGAAGCACACAGGCGATACCGTGAAAACCTTTCGGCAAAAGGCGCGCCGCTGAAAATTGGCCGTGATTACGCCCTTGCGGAATATCTGGAAAGAAAAGTGCTTGAAGAAGGCCGATCCCCCGCCGCCGCACTTGCCGACATTGCTTTAGAGGGGCTGGAATTCAAAACCACAATTTGCACAAGCACCTTTTACGGCTACATAACAAAGGGTGTGTTTCTTATGCTGACAAACAAGGATTTGCCGGAAAAGGCAAAACGAAAGCGGAAATATCGCAAAGTGAAGACGGCCAAACGCGCCCCACGCGGGAAGAGCATAGAAAAACGCCCCGCCGAAGTGGAGGGGCGCGAAGTCTTCGGACATTGGGAAATGGATACCGTTTACAGCGGGAAGCAGACTTCAAAGAAAGCCCTTCTTGTGCTGACGGAGCGGAAGACGCGACAAGAAATTATAGAGCGTATGCCGGATCGGACGGAGGAAAGCACCATAAAGGCACTTGACCGTATAGAACGGCGGTTCGGCGCGCTATTCCGCAAAGTGTTCAAAACGATCACCGTTGATAATGGCGGGGAATTCTCCAATGTGGAAAGGTTGGAACAATCCGTGATCCGCAAGGGGAAGCGGACACGCTTTTACTATTGTCACCCGTACAGCAGTTTTGAACGGGGATCAAACGAAAATCAAAATAGAATGATACGGCGGCGATACCCGAAAGGAACAGACTTCGGAAAAGTATCAACCGCCGCAATAAAAGACCTTGAACAATGGATCAACAACTATCCGCGTGAAATATTGGGCTGGAAAACTTCTGCAATGTGCTTCCGCGAATGCCTTGACACACTATAA
- the glnS gene encoding glutamine--tRNA ligase — protein sequence MEKPSNFLTEIIDADLAEGRVKQIHTRFPPEPNGYLHIGSAKAIWINWGIAKAYGGKFNLRYDDTNPVREDDEYVRSIEEDLRWLGAIPDGGIYYGSDYFEQCYQYAEQLITEGKAYVCDLTREQLQEYRGTLTQPGRPSPWRERTPQENLDLFRRMRAGEFADGSRTLRAKIDMASPNMNLRDPAIYRIVRAHHHRQGDAWCIYPLYDFAHPIQDAIEGITHSMCSLEFENHRPLYEWVINSLHLGPFPIQREFARLNVSNTVMSKRYLRELVEQSIVDGWDDPRMPTLSGLRRRGYSPESIFDFVQKAGVSKVYSLVDYRLLEHCIRTELETKAARRMAVTDPIKLTITNYPAGQVEYFDLPNNPNKAVADSSTRPVAFTGELYIERSDFAEVPPPKFQRLRPGGEVRLMGAYIVRCNEVVKGADGSVTELRCTADLETRNGMPADGRKVKGTIHWVSAAHCVEAEVRLYDKLFTQENMGELPEGADYKDFLNPESVRRLPGAKLEACLADAKPGEKFQFVRMGYFTPDSKNPGVWNRIVTLKDSFSKTLEQK from the coding sequence ATGGAAAAGCCGAGCAACTTTCTCACCGAAATCATCGACGCCGACCTGGCCGAAGGCCGCGTAAAGCAGATCCACACCCGGTTCCCGCCGGAGCCCAACGGTTACCTGCACATCGGCAGCGCCAAGGCCATCTGGATCAACTGGGGCATTGCCAAGGCCTACGGCGGCAAGTTCAACCTGCGTTACGACGATACCAACCCCGTGCGCGAAGACGACGAGTACGTCAGAAGCATCGAGGAGGACCTGCGCTGGCTGGGCGCCATCCCGGACGGCGGCATTTATTACGGAAGCGACTACTTCGAGCAGTGCTACCAGTACGCCGAGCAGCTCATCACCGAGGGCAAAGCCTACGTGTGCGATCTCACCCGCGAGCAGCTGCAGGAATACCGCGGCACCCTCACCCAGCCCGGCCGCCCCAGCCCCTGGCGCGAGCGCACCCCGCAAGAAAACCTGGATCTCTTCCGCCGCATGCGCGCGGGCGAATTTGCCGACGGCAGCCGCACCCTGCGCGCCAAAATCGACATGGCAAGCCCCAACATGAACCTGCGCGACCCGGCCATCTACCGCATCGTGCGGGCCCATCACCACCGCCAGGGCGACGCCTGGTGCATCTACCCCCTGTACGATTTCGCCCACCCCATTCAAGACGCCATCGAGGGCATCACCCACTCCATGTGCAGCCTGGAGTTCGAGAACCACCGCCCCCTGTACGAGTGGGTGATCAACAGCCTGCACCTGGGCCCCTTCCCCATCCAGCGGGAATTTGCGCGCCTGAACGTCTCCAACACGGTCATGAGCAAGCGCTACCTGCGCGAGCTGGTGGAGCAAAGCATTGTCGACGGGTGGGACGACCCCCGCATGCCCACCCTTTCGGGCCTGCGCCGCCGCGGCTACAGCCCCGAAAGCATCTTCGATTTTGTGCAGAAGGCGGGCGTATCCAAGGTTTACAGCCTGGTGGATTACCGCCTGCTGGAGCATTGCATCCGCACCGAGCTGGAAACAAAGGCCGCCCGCCGCATGGCGGTCACCGACCCCATCAAGCTCACCATCACCAATTACCCCGCCGGCCAGGTGGAATACTTCGACCTGCCCAACAATCCCAACAAGGCCGTGGCCGACTCCTCCACCCGCCCGGTGGCGTTCACAGGCGAATTGTACATCGAGCGCAGCGACTTTGCCGAGGTTCCCCCGCCGAAATTCCAGCGGCTGCGCCCGGGCGGCGAGGTGCGGCTCATGGGCGCTTATATCGTGCGCTGCAACGAGGTGGTCAAGGGCGCCGACGGCAGCGTAACCGAGCTGCGCTGCACCGCCGATCTCGAAACCCGCAACGGCATGCCTGCCGACGGCCGCAAGGTAAAGGGCACCATCCACTGGGTCAGCGCGGCCCACTGCGTGGAGGCCGAAGTGCGTTTGTACGATAAGCTCTTCACCCAGGAAAACATGGGCGAGCTGCCCGAGGGCGCCGATTACAAGGACTTTTTGAACCCCGAAAGCGTGCGCCGCCTGCCCGGCGCCAAGCTGGAAGCCTGCCTGGCGGATGCAAAGCCCGGCGAAAAGTTCCAGTTCGTGCGCATGGGCTACTTCACCCCGGACTCCAAAAACCCCGGCGTGTGGAACCGCATCGTCACCCTGAAAGACAGCTTCAGCAAAACCCTGGAACAAAAATAA
- the tnp_2 gene encoding IS200/IS605 family transposase, whose protein sequence is MSLNDINSLSHTKWNCKYHIVFAPKYRRKVFYGEKRAAIGKILRQLCEWKSVKIIEAEVCPDHVHMLVEIPPKMSVSSFMGYLKGKSSTMLYEQFGELKYKYRSREFWCKGYYVDTTGKNTSRIAEYIRNQLKEDEMGEQLTMSECGPFTGGK, encoded by the coding sequence ATGAGCCTGAATGACATAAATAGTTTATCCCATACAAAATGGAATTGCAAATACCATATAGTATTTGCTCCGAAATATCGCAGGAAAGTATTCTATGGAGAAAAGCGGGCAGCAATCGGCAAGATTCTGCGACAATTATGTGAGTGGAAGAGCGTAAAAATCATAGAGGCAGAAGTATGCCCGGACCATGTGCACATGCTGGTGGAAATTCCACCGAAAATGTCGGTGTCAAGCTTCATGGGATACTTGAAAGGGAAGAGCAGCACAATGCTGTATGAGCAATTCGGCGAATTGAAATACAAGTATCGGAGCAGAGAGTTCTGGTGCAAAGGATACTACGTGGATACAACGGGGAAAAACACGAGCCGAATTGCAGAGTACATCAGGAACCAACTAAAAGAAGATGAGATGGGCGAGCAGCTTACGATGAGTGAATGCGGCCCGTTTACGGGCGGCAAGTAA